The Streptomyces sp. NBC_00224 genome has a window encoding:
- a CDS encoding histidine phosphatase family protein, translated as MSPLRRLVVLRHAKSAWPDGVPDHARPLGRRGLRDAPAAGRWLSAADCLPDLVLCSTARRTRETWELAAAELGSPPPVRHDPRLYAADARGLLDAVREGPADIETLLLVGHNPGVQDLTLLLTGEALGESLDRAGSKFPTSAIAVLTWRGSWSDLAPGAALLTDFAVPRGLRP; from the coding sequence ATGAGCCCGCTGCGGCGGCTGGTGGTCCTGCGCCACGCCAAGTCGGCGTGGCCCGACGGCGTGCCCGACCACGCCCGGCCGCTCGGACGGCGCGGGCTGCGCGACGCACCGGCCGCCGGGCGGTGGTTGAGCGCGGCCGACTGCCTGCCCGACCTCGTCCTGTGCTCCACCGCCCGTCGTACCCGCGAGACCTGGGAGCTCGCGGCGGCCGAGCTGGGCAGCCCGCCCCCGGTCCGCCACGACCCGCGGCTCTACGCGGCCGACGCCCGCGGCCTCCTCGACGCCGTGCGCGAAGGGCCCGCCGACATCGAGACGTTGCTCCTGGTCGGCCACAACCCCGGCGTCCAGGACCTGACCCTGCTGCTCACCGGGGAGGCCCTCGGCGAGAGCCTGGACCGGGCCGGGAGCAAGTTCCCCACCTCGGCGATCGCCGTGCTCACCTGGCGCGGCTCCTGGTCGGACCTCGCGCCCGGCGCCGCCCTGCTCACCGACTTCGCGGTACCGCGCGGACTCCGTCCCTGA
- a CDS encoding DUF5954 family protein yields MSGYEDKVPAFLTFRVTPQEGPIAAFAEQEAWQARKRYPEILGVGSPEFFHARECETGGWELSEYSSDTPQGARDALGSRFRGRAQDASGAGRDKARRKWLAAAARMDREVVDDVRVLGERFRIVRASRFIRMGASGPEPPRPSDPDPGEAGESHRVPSRTKGFVIDPYTGTGLADGILKLDLVRFVGSAPGAPREVTDDAWRAAERYPGGVLLPAVFMVSEREDGKWRAHDPGAAYTTPQSARDSLADWLRVMAPFTLKLDEAARAVYAEAADRLDDKRRNALSVAERRFRVTRVERLVRIGPDGPEGPRPSDYDPEPPVDIQVRRLKEQGLWKEEDEPIELNEQAQELSRLWEQEMVRAAAAKERGHRPGDG; encoded by the coding sequence ATGAGCGGTTACGAGGACAAGGTGCCGGCCTTTCTGACGTTCCGTGTGACGCCGCAGGAAGGTCCGATCGCCGCGTTCGCCGAACAGGAGGCGTGGCAGGCCCGGAAGCGGTACCCGGAGATCCTGGGGGTCGGGAGTCCGGAGTTCTTCCACGCCAGAGAGTGCGAGACGGGCGGCTGGGAGCTGTCCGAGTACAGCAGCGACACTCCGCAGGGCGCCCGGGACGCGCTGGGCTCGCGCTTCCGCGGGCGCGCGCAGGACGCCTCGGGCGCCGGTCGGGACAAGGCCCGTCGCAAGTGGCTGGCGGCGGCCGCGCGGATGGACCGGGAGGTCGTCGACGACGTGCGTGTCCTGGGGGAGCGGTTCCGGATCGTCCGGGCCTCGCGCTTCATCCGGATGGGGGCCAGTGGGCCGGAGCCGCCGCGCCCGTCCGACCCGGACCCGGGCGAGGCGGGCGAGTCGCATCGGGTGCCCTCGCGCACCAAGGGCTTCGTGATCGACCCGTACACCGGAACCGGCCTGGCCGACGGCATCCTCAAGCTGGACCTGGTCCGCTTCGTCGGCTCTGCCCCCGGCGCGCCCCGCGAGGTCACGGACGACGCGTGGCGGGCCGCCGAGCGGTACCCCGGCGGGGTGCTGCTGCCCGCCGTCTTCATGGTCTCCGAGCGGGAGGACGGGAAGTGGCGGGCGCACGACCCCGGGGCGGCGTACACGACGCCCCAGTCCGCCAGGGACTCCCTGGCGGACTGGCTGCGGGTGATGGCGCCGTTCACGCTCAAGCTGGACGAGGCTGCCCGGGCGGTGTACGCGGAGGCGGCCGACCGGCTCGACGACAAGCGCCGCAACGCCCTGAGCGTCGCCGAGCGGCGCTTCCGGGTCACCCGCGTCGAACGGCTCGTCCGGATCGGCCCCGACGGGCCCGAGGGCCCGCGCCCCTCCGACTACGACCCGGAGCCGCCCGTCGACATCCAAGTGCGCCGGCTCAAGGAACAGGGCCTCTGGAAGGAGGAGGACGAGCCGATCGAGCTGAACGAACAGGCCCAGGAGCTCTCCCGCCTGTGGGAGCAGGAAATGGTGCGCGCCGCGGCCGCGAAGGAACGCGGGCACCGCCCCGGGGACGGCTGA
- a CDS encoding phospholipase D-like domain-containing protein: MAHRQLRRRTRLAGHLVACSTVLAVLPAAPALADSGDTPPAPGATAHLDAVEQALRQVSPGLEGTVWERTAGNRLDASGADPSDWLLQTPGCWGDDKCAERPGTKRLLAKMTENISKARSTVDISTLAPFPNGAFEDAVVDGLKASAAAGNKLKVRVLVGAAPIYHLNVVPSKYRDELVGRLGEAAKNVTLNVASMTTSKTAFSWNHSKLLVVDNRSAVTGGINGWKDDYLDTAHPVSDVDLALTGPAAGSAGKYLDTLWAWTCQNKSNIASVWFASSNGAGCMPSLAQDAPAPAPADGNVPVIAVGGLGVGIKNNDPASAFRPTLPTAADTKCVVGLHDNTNADRDYDTVNPEESALRALVASARDHIEISQQDLNATCPPLPRYDIRLYDALAAKMAAGVKVRIVVSDPANRGAVGSGGYSQIKSLSEVSDTLRDRLALLTGDKGAARAKMCSSLQLATFRSSDSPKWADGHPYAQHHKLVSVDDSAFYIGSKNLYPSWLQDFGYVVESPEAAAQLKAKLLAPQWKYSQATATFDYERGVCSA; the protein is encoded by the coding sequence TTGGCTCACCGTCAGCTTCGCCGCCGCACCCGCCTCGCCGGTCACCTGGTGGCCTGCTCCACCGTGCTCGCGGTCCTGCCCGCCGCCCCGGCGCTCGCGGACTCCGGCGACACCCCGCCCGCCCCGGGCGCGACCGCGCACCTCGACGCCGTCGAACAGGCCCTGCGCCAGGTCTCGCCGGGCCTGGAGGGCACCGTCTGGGAGCGCACCGCGGGCAACCGGCTCGACGCCTCGGGCGCCGACCCCTCGGACTGGCTGCTCCAGACCCCCGGCTGCTGGGGCGACGACAAGTGCGCCGAGCGGCCCGGGACCAAGCGGCTGCTCGCCAAGATGACCGAGAACATCTCCAAGGCCAGGAGCACGGTCGACATATCCACGCTCGCGCCGTTCCCCAACGGGGCGTTCGAGGACGCGGTCGTCGACGGCCTCAAGGCCTCGGCCGCCGCCGGGAACAAGCTCAAGGTCCGCGTCCTCGTCGGCGCCGCGCCGATCTACCACCTCAACGTGGTCCCCTCGAAGTACCGCGACGAACTCGTCGGCAGGCTGGGCGAGGCGGCGAAGAACGTCACGCTCAACGTGGCGTCGATGACCACCTCGAAGACCGCGTTCTCGTGGAACCACTCCAAGCTGCTGGTCGTCGACAACCGGTCGGCCGTCACCGGCGGCATCAACGGCTGGAAGGACGACTACCTCGACACCGCCCACCCGGTGTCGGACGTCGACCTTGCGCTGACGGGACCGGCCGCCGGTTCCGCGGGCAAGTACCTCGACACGCTGTGGGCCTGGACCTGCCAGAACAAGTCCAACATCGCCAGCGTCTGGTTCGCCTCCTCCAACGGCGCCGGCTGCATGCCGTCGCTCGCGCAGGACGCCCCCGCCCCGGCCCCCGCCGACGGCAACGTCCCCGTGATCGCCGTCGGCGGCCTCGGCGTCGGCATCAAGAACAACGACCCGGCCTCGGCGTTCCGCCCGACGCTGCCCACCGCCGCCGACACCAAGTGCGTCGTCGGGCTGCACGACAACACCAACGCCGACCGCGACTACGACACGGTCAACCCGGAGGAGAGCGCCCTGCGCGCCCTCGTCGCCAGCGCGCGCGACCACATCGAGATCTCCCAGCAGGACCTCAACGCCACCTGCCCGCCGCTCCCGCGCTACGACATCCGGCTCTACGACGCGCTCGCCGCGAAGATGGCCGCCGGGGTCAAGGTGCGGATCGTCGTCAGCGACCCCGCCAACCGCGGCGCGGTCGGCAGCGGCGGCTACTCGCAGATCAAGTCGCTCTCCGAGGTCAGCGACACCCTGCGCGACCGCCTCGCGCTGCTGACGGGCGACAAGGGCGCCGCCCGCGCCAAGATGTGCTCCAGCCTCCAGCTGGCGACCTTCCGCAGCTCGGACAGCCCGAAGTGGGCCGACGGCCACCCGTACGCCCAGCACCACAAGCTGGTCTCCGTCGACGACTCGGCCTTCTACATCGGCTCCAAGAACCTGTACCCCTCGTGGCTCCAGGACTTCGGATACGTGGTGGAGAGCCCCGAAGCCGCCGCTCAGCTGAAGGCGAAGCTGCTCGCTCCGCAGTGGAAGTACTCGCAGGCGACCGCCACGTTCGACTACGAGCGCGGGGTCTGCTCGGCCTGA
- a CDS encoding dihydrofolate reductase family protein produces MRKIILMMSVSLDGFFEGPERRLDWHRVDDELHMHFNDEIRSMGGLLEGRVTYELMAGVWPTAEADPASTAPMRDFARIWLDMPKFVFSRTLERADWNTTIVREVVPEEIEALKAQPGGDLVVGGPDLAASFLRHDLVDEFRVYVHPVLIGRGKPLFPSSDAIVPLRLAESRAFGNGVVLLRYERDA; encoded by the coding sequence TTGAGGAAGATCATCCTGATGATGTCCGTGTCCCTGGACGGATTCTTCGAGGGACCCGAGCGCCGGCTCGACTGGCACCGGGTCGACGACGAGCTGCACATGCACTTCAACGACGAGATCCGGTCGATGGGCGGCCTCCTCGAAGGCCGCGTCACGTACGAGCTGATGGCCGGGGTCTGGCCGACCGCCGAGGCCGACCCGGCGAGCACCGCGCCGATGAGGGATTTCGCCAGGATCTGGCTGGACATGCCGAAGTTCGTGTTCTCGCGGACGCTGGAGCGGGCCGACTGGAACACCACGATCGTGCGGGAGGTGGTCCCCGAGGAGATCGAGGCGCTCAAGGCCCAACCGGGCGGCGACCTGGTGGTGGGCGGTCCCGACCTCGCCGCGAGCTTCCTGCGCCACGACCTGGTCGACGAGTTCCGGGTGTACGTCCACCCCGTCCTCATCGGGCGGGGCAAGCCCCTGTTCCCGTCCTCCGACGCGATCGTCCCGCTCCGGCTCGCCGAGAGCCGGGCGTTCGGCAACGGAGTCGTCCTGCTGCGTTACGAACGGGACGCCTGA
- a CDS encoding class I SAM-dependent methyltransferase, whose product MDTDTAGGQAEHIAQDRRFDVWAAGNAYERYMGRWSRTVAERFVTWLGCPDGLRWLDVGCGTGALTTTVAARCGPAALLGVDRSAGFAASARGRFAAAQVPGTAARARFAVADAGALPVPDASCDVVVSGLVLNFLPGPGSALAEAVRVGRPGATVAAYVWDYAEGMRLLRHFWDAALALDPAAAALHEGRRFPQCRPDPLRGLWTGAGLLDVAVAEIEVDTVFTGFADLWEPFLSGQGPAPGYVAALAPPARDRLRTALRQAVPARPDGSIALTARAWAVRGRKPGGAAAVQP is encoded by the coding sequence ATGGACACGGACACGGCAGGCGGGCAGGCCGAGCACATCGCGCAGGACCGGCGCTTCGACGTCTGGGCGGCCGGGAACGCCTACGAGCGGTACATGGGCCGCTGGAGCCGCACGGTCGCCGAGCGGTTCGTGACGTGGCTGGGCTGCCCGGACGGGCTGCGGTGGCTGGACGTGGGCTGCGGCACCGGCGCCCTGACCACGACCGTGGCCGCGCGGTGCGGACCGGCCGCGCTGCTCGGCGTGGACCGGTCCGCCGGGTTCGCGGCCTCGGCACGGGGGCGGTTCGCCGCGGCCCAGGTACCCGGGACCGCCGCGCGGGCGCGGTTCGCCGTGGCGGACGCCGGTGCGCTGCCGGTGCCGGACGCCTCCTGCGACGTCGTGGTCAGCGGGCTCGTGCTCAACTTCCTGCCCGGACCCGGCTCCGCGCTCGCCGAGGCGGTACGGGTCGGGCGGCCCGGCGCGACGGTGGCGGCGTACGTCTGGGACTACGCGGAGGGGATGCGCCTCCTGCGCCACTTCTGGGACGCCGCCCTCGCCCTGGACCCGGCGGCCGCCGCGCTGCACGAGGGCCGCCGGTTCCCGCAGTGCCGCCCGGATCCGCTGCGGGGCCTGTGGACCGGCGCTGGCCTCCTCGACGTGGCCGTCGCCGAGATCGAGGTGGACACCGTCTTCACCGGCTTCGCGGATCTGTGGGAACCCTTCCTCAGCGGGCAGGGCCCGGCTCCCGGCTATGTGGCCGCACTCGCCCCACCCGCCCGTGACCGGCTTCGTACCGCGCTGCGCCAGGCCGTACCGGCCCGGCCGGACGGCTCGATCGCTCTCACCGCCCGCGCCTGGGCGGTACGGGGCCGAAAGCCCGGCGGGGCAGCGGCCGTTCAGCCGTAA
- a CDS encoding lipase maturation factor family protein, which translates to MEWFVAPDYWLSRLVFQRALAAIYLVAFLGAALQFRALIGERGMLPVPWYVERVPFRHAPSVFHFRYSDRFFAGWAWAGVLVSAGLLAGVDARVPLWGAMLLWLLPWALYLSIVNVGQTWWSFGWESLLLEVGFLAVFLGNDEVAPPIVVLFLMRWVLFRVEFGAGLIKMRGDECWRKLTCLDYHHETQPMPGPLSWFFHHLPRPFHRVEVAANHVTQLAVPVLLFTPQPVATAAASLMILTQLWLILSGNFSWLNWTTVALAVTAVDFSPAAGTRHFAATPLWYEVVVLAVAAFLLALSYRPARNLLSRRQIMNYSFDPLHLVNTYGAFGSVSRLRLEVVVEGTADPLPLADSDWREYEFKGKPGDLRHWPRQFAPYHLRLDWLMWFAGLSPGYARPWFGPLVERLLDNDPDTLRLLRRSPFPPDSPPHYIRARLFRYQYTTWHELRATGACWKRTYVRDFMPPTRLGDQAEQTPRS; encoded by the coding sequence GTGGAGTGGTTCGTCGCACCCGACTACTGGCTGAGCCGGCTGGTCTTCCAGCGGGCGCTCGCCGCGATCTACCTCGTCGCGTTCCTGGGCGCGGCCCTGCAGTTCCGGGCACTGATCGGCGAGCGCGGCATGCTCCCGGTCCCCTGGTACGTGGAGCGGGTGCCGTTCCGCCACGCGCCGAGCGTCTTCCACTTCCGCTACTCGGACCGGTTCTTCGCCGGCTGGGCCTGGGCGGGCGTCCTGGTATCGGCGGGGCTGCTGGCCGGGGTCGACGCCCGGGTGCCGCTGTGGGGCGCGATGCTGCTGTGGCTGCTGCCCTGGGCGCTGTACCTGTCGATCGTGAACGTGGGCCAGACCTGGTGGTCCTTCGGCTGGGAGTCGCTGCTCCTGGAGGTGGGGTTCCTAGCGGTGTTCCTGGGCAACGACGAGGTGGCGCCGCCCATCGTCGTGCTGTTCCTGATGCGCTGGGTGCTGTTCCGCGTCGAGTTCGGGGCGGGGCTCATCAAGATGCGCGGCGACGAGTGCTGGCGCAAGCTGACCTGCCTCGACTACCACCATGAGACACAGCCCATGCCGGGCCCGCTGAGCTGGTTCTTCCACCATCTGCCCCGGCCCTTCCACCGCGTGGAGGTCGCCGCCAACCACGTCACGCAACTGGCCGTCCCGGTCCTGCTGTTCACCCCGCAGCCCGTCGCCACGGCGGCCGCCTCGCTGATGATCCTCACCCAGCTGTGGCTGATCCTGTCGGGCAACTTCTCCTGGCTGAACTGGACGACGGTCGCCCTCGCCGTCACCGCCGTCGACTTCTCCCCGGCCGCCGGCACCCGGCACTTCGCGGCCACCCCGCTCTGGTACGAGGTCGTGGTCCTCGCCGTCGCCGCGTTCCTGCTCGCCCTGAGCTACCGCCCGGCGCGCAACCTGCTCTCGCGCCGCCAGATCATGAACTACTCCTTCGACCCGCTGCACCTGGTCAACACCTACGGCGCGTTCGGCAGCGTCAGTCGGCTGCGGCTCGAAGTCGTCGTCGAGGGCACGGCGGACCCGCTCCCGCTCGCCGACTCCGACTGGCGGGAGTACGAGTTCAAGGGCAAGCCCGGGGATCTCCGGCACTGGCCGCGCCAGTTCGCGCCGTACCATCTGCGGCTCGACTGGCTGATGTGGTTCGCCGGTCTCTCCCCGGGCTACGCGCGGCCGTGGTTCGGGCCCCTGGTGGAGCGCCTCCTCGACAACGACCCCGACACCCTGCGCCTGCTCAGGCGCTCCCCGTTCCCGCCCGACAGCCCGCCCCACTACATCCGCGCCCGGCTGTTCCGCTACCAGTACACGACGTGGCACGAGCTGCGGGCGACGGGGGCATGCTGGAAGCGGACGTACGTACGCGACTTCATGCCGCCCACGCGGCTCGGCGATCAGGCCGAGCAGACCCCGCGCTCGTAG
- the rpmG gene encoding 50S ribosomal protein L33: protein MARNELRPVIKLRSTAGTGFTYVTRKNRRNDPDRLTLRKYDPVAGRHVDFREER from the coding sequence ATGGCACGCAACGAACTACGCCCCGTGATCAAGCTGCGCTCCACCGCGGGCACCGGCTTCACCTACGTCACCCGCAAGAACCGCCGTAACGACCCCGACCGGCTCACGCTGCGCAAGTACGACCCGGTCGCCGGCCGTCACGTCGACTTCCGAGAGGAGCGCTGA
- a CDS encoding WD40 repeat domain-containing protein, which yields MDVTALTTLVAVPSALLGLATAYYQFRRARSETRRAPAPQRRRGGLSGVTVDMATAARPGALFGREDEIARLRAWTGGADRQRLVGLLGPAGIGKSRLASEIAEAAAERRAGAYDYVVWRSLKDGPAPATTLAQLLTLLSRGRQAATGQAADDLAQLAALLGRARVLLVLDNVESVLDGTTTAGHYLAGFEGYRQLMDLFLTAARPSTLVLTGREMPEHVHLAATRDGRVKVLRLAGLSEAAAGALVGQYDLHGSPAELRGLCHSLSGNPLKLQLAASAAAETYGGDIAAFLVSYEQAPGDLGALVRAQVERISPLEQHLLDWLTVERTALTVPELTALVPDRHAAREVSGAVTSLYRRSLVERTDAGQFVLQPAVSEYLTDSLVERCVAELLAVEPRVLDTVALFDPDAPDHLQSAQIRYLFQAVLDRYRTAATVEPAVMLHRTHTQLHDRTLRATSCLAGNLINLAAAEGVELGGWTFAGSTVRRADFTRARVAGADFRGARLVGCRLHTPVSSIHAIAFSPDGLLVAFGGSTGDIWISRVSDLAEVGRLRGHVDWIRALAFHPDGRLLASAADDGTIRIWDHRTGREVARCTGHEGKVTGVVFDAGHEQLLSVGDDGFLVAWSTRTWRERARVRAHDCQVWALARSADGDLIATAGEEHSVRLWHAGTLEPHSVLTGHSDWVLSLAFTEPPLRLISGGHDGTVRVWNLETGAVDVEVGHGAWVWAVAARGSRIAAGYGDGTLCSWLSGQDGPAVRRTLLGHTQRVWSLGFSGSDGLLASGGDDETLRLWDASSGECVRSLHGSTSQLCALHARAKEVVTGGADGVLRVWRRHEGGAAPEPEAELVGHTGRVWSLRVVGADRIVSGGEDGTVRLWLYTDDHWQGRVVADLNKQIWSVEALDGGRRIAVVTENGSVSLLDMADGGRVERELAGHSGWVWSVAATPDGSRVATASYDRTVGWWDTASGRLLGRFTGHTSPVTGVCVSEPLGRVLTGAYNGEVRLWDTADLSCRAVFASSHSGPVWNAATSPSGRLAATAGGDEVVVLWDLEAEEPRCRLSGHHGWVLRVAFCDDDTLASGDQYGNVRLWDTGTGHCVSTFHAPRVYERLDLRGVRGLSARQLEALSALGATVG from the coding sequence ATGGACGTGACCGCCCTCACCACCCTGGTCGCCGTGCCCTCCGCCCTGCTGGGGCTGGCGACCGCGTACTACCAGTTCCGGCGCGCGAGGAGTGAGACCCGTCGGGCCCCGGCGCCGCAGCGTCGGCGCGGCGGCCTCTCCGGGGTGACCGTCGACATGGCGACCGCGGCCCGGCCCGGCGCGCTCTTCGGTCGCGAGGACGAGATCGCCCGGCTCCGGGCGTGGACCGGCGGTGCGGACCGGCAGCGGCTCGTGGGGCTGCTCGGTCCCGCGGGCATCGGCAAGAGCCGACTGGCCTCGGAGATCGCCGAGGCGGCGGCGGAGCGGCGCGCGGGCGCGTACGACTACGTCGTGTGGCGCAGCCTCAAGGACGGGCCCGCGCCCGCGACCACCCTGGCCCAACTGCTCACGCTGCTCTCCCGAGGCCGCCAGGCGGCCACCGGGCAGGCGGCGGACGACCTGGCGCAGCTGGCCGCGCTGCTCGGCCGCGCCCGGGTCCTCCTCGTCCTCGACAACGTGGAGTCCGTCCTCGACGGCACCACCACCGCGGGGCACTACCTTGCCGGGTTCGAGGGCTACCGGCAGCTCATGGACCTCTTCCTGACGGCCGCCCGGCCCTCCACGCTCGTGCTCACCGGGCGGGAGATGCCCGAGCACGTGCATCTGGCGGCGACCCGCGACGGCCGGGTCAAGGTGCTGCGGCTGGCCGGGCTCTCCGAGGCGGCGGCCGGGGCCCTGGTCGGGCAGTACGATCTCCACGGCAGCCCCGCCGAACTGCGCGGCCTGTGCCACTCGCTGTCCGGCAACCCGCTCAAGCTCCAGCTCGCCGCGAGCGCCGCCGCCGAGACGTACGGCGGGGACATAGCCGCCTTCCTGGTGTCGTACGAGCAGGCGCCGGGCGATCTGGGCGCCCTGGTGCGGGCGCAGGTGGAGCGGATCAGTCCGCTGGAGCAGCACCTCCTCGACTGGCTGACGGTCGAGCGCACGGCGCTGACCGTCCCGGAGCTCACGGCCCTCGTCCCCGACCGGCACGCCGCGCGCGAGGTGTCCGGGGCCGTCACCTCGCTGTACCGGCGCAGCCTGGTGGAGCGGACCGACGCCGGGCAGTTCGTGCTGCAGCCCGCCGTGTCCGAGTATCTGACGGACAGTCTGGTCGAGCGCTGCGTCGCGGAACTGCTCGCCGTCGAGCCGCGCGTGCTGGACACCGTCGCCCTGTTCGACCCGGACGCCCCCGACCACCTGCAGAGCGCCCAGATCCGCTATCTCTTCCAGGCGGTCCTCGACCGCTACCGCACCGCCGCCACGGTCGAACCCGCCGTGATGCTCCACCGCACGCACACCCAGCTCCACGACCGCACGCTGCGGGCGACCAGCTGTCTCGCGGGCAATCTGATCAACCTGGCCGCCGCCGAGGGCGTCGAGCTCGGCGGCTGGACGTTCGCCGGAAGCACCGTGCGCCGCGCCGACTTCACCCGGGCCCGGGTGGCCGGGGCCGACTTCCGGGGCGCGCGCCTGGTGGGCTGCCGCCTGCACACGCCGGTGAGCAGCATCCACGCCATCGCCTTCAGCCCGGACGGGCTGCTCGTCGCCTTCGGGGGCTCGACCGGTGACATCTGGATCAGCCGGGTGAGCGACCTCGCCGAGGTGGGGCGGCTGCGCGGACACGTCGACTGGATTCGGGCGCTCGCCTTCCACCCGGACGGCCGCCTGCTCGCCTCCGCCGCCGACGACGGCACCATCCGGATCTGGGACCACCGCACCGGCCGGGAGGTGGCCCGCTGCACCGGACACGAGGGCAAGGTCACCGGCGTGGTCTTCGACGCCGGGCACGAGCAGCTGCTCTCGGTGGGCGACGACGGCTTCCTCGTCGCCTGGTCCACCCGCACCTGGCGGGAGCGCGCACGCGTCCGCGCCCACGACTGCCAGGTGTGGGCGCTGGCCCGCTCGGCGGACGGCGATCTGATCGCGACGGCGGGCGAGGAGCATTCCGTACGGCTGTGGCACGCGGGCACGTTGGAGCCGCACAGCGTCCTCACCGGCCACTCCGACTGGGTGCTCTCCCTCGCCTTCACCGAACCGCCGCTCCGGCTGATCAGCGGCGGCCACGACGGCACCGTACGGGTGTGGAACCTGGAGACCGGTGCGGTCGACGTCGAGGTGGGCCACGGCGCCTGGGTCTGGGCGGTGGCCGCGCGGGGCTCCCGGATCGCCGCCGGGTACGGGGACGGCACGCTCTGCAGCTGGCTCAGCGGGCAGGACGGCCCGGCGGTCCGGCGCACCCTGCTCGGCCACACCCAACGCGTGTGGAGCCTCGGATTCTCCGGGAGCGACGGGCTGCTCGCCTCCGGAGGGGACGACGAGACGCTGCGGCTGTGGGACGCCTCCTCCGGCGAGTGCGTACGTTCGCTGCACGGCAGCACCAGCCAGCTGTGCGCCCTGCACGCCAGGGCGAAGGAGGTCGTCACGGGCGGCGCCGACGGCGTCCTTCGGGTGTGGCGGCGCCACGAGGGCGGCGCGGCGCCGGAGCCGGAGGCCGAGCTCGTGGGGCACACCGGCCGGGTCTGGTCGTTGCGGGTGGTGGGCGCCGACCGGATCGTCAGCGGGGGAGAGGACGGCACCGTCCGGCTCTGGCTGTACACGGACGACCACTGGCAGGGCCGGGTGGTGGCCGACCTGAACAAGCAGATCTGGTCCGTCGAGGCACTGGACGGCGGCCGCCGGATCGCGGTGGTCACCGAGAACGGCAGCGTCAGCCTCCTCGACATGGCCGACGGCGGGCGCGTGGAGCGCGAACTGGCCGGGCACAGCGGCTGGGTGTGGAGCGTCGCGGCCACCCCCGACGGCTCCCGCGTCGCCACCGCCAGTTACGACCGTACCGTCGGCTGGTGGGACACCGCGTCGGGACGGCTGCTCGGCCGGTTCACCGGCCACACCTCGCCGGTCACCGGCGTCTGTGTGAGCGAGCCCCTGGGACGCGTCCTGACCGGCGCGTACAACGGCGAGGTCAGGCTCTGGGACACCGCCGACCTGTCCTGCCGGGCGGTCTTCGCGAGCTCGCACTCCGGCCCGGTCTGGAACGCGGCGACCAGCCCGTCCGGGCGGCTGGCCGCCACGGCGGGCGGTGATGAGGTCGTGGTGCTGTGGGACCTGGAGGCGGAGGAGCCCCGGTGCAGGCTGTCCGGCCACCACGGCTGGGTCCTGCGGGTCGCCTTCTGCGACGACGACACGCTGGCGAGCGGCGACCAGTACGGCAACGTACGCCTCTGGGACACCGGCACCGGCCACTGCGTCAGTACGTTCCACGCCCCGCGCGTGTACGAGCGGCTCGATCTGCGCGGGGTGCGGGGGCTGAGCGCCCGGCAGCTGGAGGCGCTGTCCGCACTCGGCGCGACGGTCGGCTGA